A genomic region of Gadus macrocephalus chromosome 5, ASM3116895v1 contains the following coding sequences:
- the col10a1a gene encoding collagen, type X, alpha 1a yields the protein MPVCHLKMDLRVASILLLLVALTAAHGERYVVKKVVKAAPQYQPYSVKSQAVAGEPGAPGEPGPEGPEGPAGPPGESAEGMPGPEGPSGPPGPPGHSIAGKPGSAGGPGKPGIPGAHGEKGDTGASGPQGPRGMPGPSGSPGPSGLSATGKPGASGLPGANGARGETGLKGHPGVPGLTGQKGDRGVGIVGPQGETGAEGPEGPTGAPGQSAVGKPGKPGMSGEPGKPGSSGRDGAAGPMGPQGPKGHTGAPGIGMAGKPGENGAPGMPGSVGPKGHTGPAGATGAPGVPGYGKPGANGEKGAVGATGSTGSTGQKGEQGATGHTGATGSSGPTGPTGAQGSRGFPGESGAVGPKGDGGASGAQGPKGYKGDQGLQGFQGKQGYPGAAGPTGPRGATGAQGNKGDLGAPGASGSNGVPGPAGPKGHPGRAGENGASGADGAPGSRGPAGPSGAVGAPGLKGHPGLTGAPGPAGLTAKGIAGPQGPPGLPGDNGNDGSEGPAGPPGPPGPPGEVVFEKSMGMGEVMVKSPMSAFTVSLVTPYPAAGTPIKFDQVVYNAENHFDTETGMFTCQVPGVYYFSYTIHVNGANALVALYKNGQPVMFSYDEYSKGFLDQMSGSAVLLLDEQDTVYMQIPDDEANGVFAAENVHCSFSGFLIAST from the coding sequence CGGTCGCAGGTGAGCCTGGAGCCCCAGGTGAGCCTGGCCCCGAGGGCCCCGAAGGGCCTGCTGGCCCCCCAGGTGAGAGCGCTGAGGGTATGCCCGGACCCGAGGGCCCCTCTGGACCCCCTGGCCCTCCTGGACACTCCATTGCTGGCAAGCCTGGATCCGCAGGTGGACCTGGAAAGCCTGGCATCCCTGGAGCTCATGGCGAGAAGGGAGACACTGGCGCCTCTGGGCCCCAGGGACCCCGCGGCATGCCCGGCCCATCTGGCAGCCCCGGCCCCTCTGGTCTGTCCGCCACTGGCAAGCCTGGTGCGTCCGGCCTTCCAGGAGCCAAcggagccagaggagagaccggtCTTAAGGGACACCCAGGTGTACCTGGCCTGACCGGCCagaagggagatagaggggtggGAATTGTCGGACCCCAGGGTGAGACAGGAGCAGAGGGGCCCGAGGGTCCCACTGGAGCCCCCGGTCAGTCCGCTGTAGGTAAGCCAGGAAAGCCAGGTATGAGCGGCGAGCCAGGGAAGCCCGGCAGCTCAGGTAGGGACGGTGCCGCCGGCCCCATGGGACCCCAGGGACCCAAGGGACACACTGGTGCCCCCGGTATCGGCATGGCAGGCAAGCCAGGTGAGAACGGTGCCCCGGGCATGCCTGGATCCGTCGGTCCTAAAGGCCACACCGGACCCGCCGGAGCCACTGGTGCTCCCGGTGTCCCCGGCTACGGAAAGCCAGGCGCTAACGGAGAGAAGGGAGCAGTTGGAGCCACAGGTAGCACAGGTAGCACTGGTCAGAAGGGAGAGCAGGGAGCCACCGGACACACCGGCGCTACTGGTTCCTCTGGACCCACCGGCCCGACCGGCGCACAGGGCTCCAGAGGTTTCCCAGGGGAGAGCGGCGCCGTCGGCCCCAAGGGTGACGGAGGGGCCAGCGGAGCTCAGGGACCTAAGGGATACAAGGGAGATCAGGGTCTGCAGGGATTCCAGGGAAAGCAGGGTTATCCAGGTGCCGCCGGCCCCACCGGCCCCAGAGGAGCCACCGGTGCTCAGGGAAACAAAGGTGACCTCGGCGCCCCCGGCGCGTCTGGCAGCAACGGCGTCCCCGGCCCCGCTGGACCTAAAGGTCACCCCGGCCGCGCCGGCGAGAACGGTGCCTCCGGCGCTGATGGCGCCCCCGGCTCCAGAGGACCCGCTGGGCCTTCTGGTGCCGTCGGCGCTCCCGGCCTGAAGGGACATCCCGGTCTTACCGGTGCCCCCGGCCCCGCTGGCCTGACCGCCAAGGGCATTGCCGGCCCCCAGGGTCCCCCCGGCCTCCCCGGTGACAACGGAAACGATGGATCCGAGGGTcccgccggcccccccggccctcccGGCCCCCCTGGCGAGGTTGTGTTTGAGAAGAGCATGGGCATGGGCGAGGTCATGGTCAAGTCCCCAATGTCCGCCTTCACCGTGTCTCTGGTCACCCCTTACCCAGCTGCTGGCACTCCTATCAAGTTTGACCAGGTCGTGTACAATGCCGAGAACCACTTTGACACCGAGACCGGCATGTTCACCTGCCAGGTGCCCGGCGTGTACTACTTCTCTTACACCATCCACGTGAACGGAGCCAACGCTCTGGTGGCTCTGTACAAGAACGGCCAGCCCGTCATGTTCAGCTACGACGAGTACAGCAAGGGCTTCCTGGACCAGATGTCCGGCAGCGCCGTCCTCCTGCTCGACGAGCAGGACACAGTCTACATGCAGATCCCCGACGACGAGGCCAACGGTGTCTTTGCCGCAGAGAACGTGCACTGCTCCTTCTCTGGGTTCCTCATTGCCTCCACGTGA